A window of Asterias rubens chromosome 22, eAstRub1.3, whole genome shotgun sequence contains these coding sequences:
- the LOC117305136 gene encoding ras association domain-containing protein 10-like, which produces MTELIVWVNGREKRLSGVARSTTCHDVVALLLRDHLRADDILPSYCESFSLFERWRGCERILSPRTRLYKLWKAWGHEQKNVCFTLKKSTPGEPHLEKIGDELIGHGDRKSTSGNRIIGKVPISVDESRKRVRHSTVRPLRVTEKAHRKSDSTLSVRRKEKTRKSKANSRSKVEPKGELDSLVHTVVKQNKRLQELLEKVSEIDSEIEFYETKAHILRIEENGKNYVQEAYLNSRLGDSSQSDDAEDNLCELVTNGCSDLESYISLYERLLDVESQLSTRRGEIADLSGTIERHHISQDTVKNVSGNHAGLGNEPGTTDNAPLVITDDEKHMADHQRDIGLVRAQLEWYTDVCIAQRSEITTMHNQLATAETLYNDKCHWLDILLKELKRLEISSITEPPSIGENSLGPQKIICLPTEECDDIELEESKIDDGHDSGISVSSPDDTTTSKHQCRFEIDTTTSKHQCRSGIDTDSSSDTGLSSLHSQDDIENLPVVAETLV; this is translated from the coding sequence TCTACTACGAGATCATTTACGTGCGGATGATATACTACCAAGTTATTGCGAATCATTCTCTCTGTTTGAACGCTGGAGGGGGTGCGAGAGAATACTAAGCCCACGAACAAGGCTATACAAACTATGGAAGGCATGGGGACATGAACAGAAGAATGTATGTTTCACGCTGAAGAAATCTACACCAGGGGAACCACACCTTGAGAAAATCGGGGACGAGTTGATTGGCCATGGTGACCGGAAATCGACATCGGGTAACCGCATAATCGGAAAAGTGCCGATTTCGGTTGATGAGAGTCGAAAGAGAGTTCGGCATAGCACTGTGAGACCCTTGCGGGTTACTGAAAAAGCTCACCGTAAAAGTGACTCGACTCTTAGTGTTCGGCGAAAGGAGAAAACTCGAAAATCGAAAGCGAACAGTCGAAGTAAAGTTGAGCCCAAAGGGGAACTCGATTCTCTAGTCCACACGgttgtcaaacaaaataaacgcTTGCAGGAACTTCTAGAGAAAGTGAGTGAAATCGATTCCGAAATCGAATTCTATGAGACCAAAGCTCACATTCTCAGAATCGAAGAAAACGGGAAGAATTATGTTCAGGAGGCGTATCTTAACTCGCGTCTGGGTGACAGCAGCCAATCAGATGATGCTGAAGATAATTTATGCGAACTTGTGACCAATGGGTGTTCAGATTTAGAATCGTACATCTCATTATACGAGCGGTTATTAGATGTTGAGTCTCAGTTGTCTACTAGAAGAGGTGAGATTGCAGACTTATCGGGAACCATTGAGAGGCACCATATTAGTCAAGACACTGTGAAGAACGTGTCTGGGAACCATGCAGGGTTGGGTAATGAGCCGGGGACCACTGACAACGCTCCTTTGGTAATAACCGATGATGAAAAACACATGGCAGATCACCAGCGAGATATTGGTCTGGTGCGTGCACAATTGGAATGGTACACAGACGTGTGCATTGCACAGAGATCTGAAATAACAACCATGCACAACCAGCTGGCAACAGCCGAAACACTCTATAACGACAAATGCCATTGGCTGGACATACTCTTAAAGGAACTCAAACGTCTTGAAATCAGCTCGATAACCGAACCGCCCTCTATCGGTGAAAACAGTTTAGGACCACAGAAAATAATATGTCTTCCAACCGAAGAATGTGATGATATCGAGCTGGAAGAATCAAAAATAGACGATGGACATGATAGTGGAATAAGCGTTAGTAGTCCCGACGATACCACGACATCGAAACATCAGTGTCGATTTGAAATCGATACCACAACATCGAAACATCAGTGTCGATCTGGAATCGATACTGATTCAAGTTCGGATACTGGACTCAGCTCATTACATAGTCAAGACGACATTGAAAACCTACCAGTTGTGGCAGAAACTCTTGTGTAA